TCTTGAAAACACTAATTTAAATCTCATTCGTTTGATTGCGCATACACACCaggaaattattatttttagttGGCGGGACAGCGTACAGGAGATCGTTTTGGAGATCATTAAAAAAACGCGCATGTCCTTGGAGAGCATATATAGTATTATTGCTACTCGCCGCCGGTTGTGAAACGTTTCTCCGTGACTGAAAGGCCAACCTATTCCCTGTTCCTTGTatccttgcttttttttgcgggcTTTTAAACTATAGCTCCTCGCGATAGTTCCTTCGTGGCGTCGTCAGGGAGCGTCACAGCGTAACCTTTCAAAGCTTTAACTGGTCGCCGCTGGTGTGGTGGTTCGTCAGCGCCTTTTTTACGCGCCCCAGCACTGTTTTTTACTGTTTCCTCCACGACAATGCGTCGCCAGTTTTACCGGTGAGGGTAATAAAATGGTTCGGTTTTCAAAAAAGCGCATCTCGAATAGTTCGAGAGACGAAACGAACGTTTGGCGCTGCGAAACGGTTTCGCAGTCGTAAAACTTTGCTCCCGGAACGTCCGATGAGCTAAAGATGATCGTTGGAAGCGCTTGGACCGGAAAGCAAGAAAAGGGTGCATGCATTTACTTCGAACCCTTTCAGGGTTGGACTGTTCGCTGGGGTGAACGCGGCTGTGCCAGCAGAAGCTAGCACAGGGTTAATAGCAATAGCGCAGGGCTTCTAGCCCATAACGTTTTGCTCCCCTTCAGGGGGAGGTCTTCAAAAATATATCTAAGGTACAGATAAAAGCATGAACCCGTTTTTTTGAAAACGACCACTTCAAAGATCACGTtcccaggggggggggggggggggggttctcTGCTCGATCGCGAATAATGTGCACTGCGTTAGCGTGCCGACAGAATCGCCGACGATTTTAAAATCCAACGtcaagaaaacataaaactgcATTGATTTATGGATGCGTGCTGTTTAGTTGACTTGAAAagaacttcttttttttttaaatcagcGGGGCAATATATTTTTGATAATAAACACGGACCACCACCGGATCGCCCAACTAAACGGACAACTTCGCTTGAGtcgcgagagggagagagagatttgGGCGGCAAAAtattagaaaatttaattccCATTCAGCAAACCCGCAATTCGGATTGATTAGTTTTAGGTTGACAAGAACCGTTGCCTGAACCGTTTATTAGAGGGCCACGCTGGAGAAGGCACCGTCGTTGTATTTAAGTGTGTGTTTATACTGAATCTCATCATGGTGAAGAGCATCGGTTTATGATGAATTTAATGAAGGCACTAACCCCGTCCGGTCTCAATAAACTCAATCTCTCCTAGATCTCGGTGACGAGATTGACACCCAGACTGGAACGCATATCGGAGGCCCAACACATAAACCACGAACGGTGTCAGGCCAATCCATCGATACTGGGGCGATATCGTAAAACAGAACTTCAACCTCCACGAAGATAATATTGGCTAAGAATCGGTGGCAGACAACGAACAGACGCAACCGTACACATCCTCTCCGGTACGTCCTCTTCAAAGCGTGGTCATGGTGGTGCCATCTTTGTGCCATCTCGCAAGCGCGAATAAATGCATACGCGTACCACCGACGCGTGCCTTTCCTGCCGCCCGAGCCCCTGATGAAGGCAcattaaatattttccctaCTCGATCACGAGGCCATCGAACTTTTTCCGTGGGTCgagcagggggggggggggcgggtgCTGCattgagaagaaaagaaaaacgctaaAATAGAACAAATATTATCGCTTCGTCGGGGTCGTCGTCGGTGGGTCTTGTGTATATTATATCGAGACGGagcgcgagcgagcgagcaagcGCCGCGCGTATAAGAAGTTGGCGGTTTCTTCAACCAAATGCCGGGGCGTTCGTCACGTGGAATCGGTTCCGCCGTTTGTTGCTCTGCGTGCGTGTTGCTTGCTTGCCCTCATTACATTCATGGGGCGAATATTGCGCTGCTGCTCGATGACGACGGTCCGATGACTTAAGAtgaggcgtgtgtgtgtgtgtgtgtgataataCGGAGACGGAGTCTACTTATCGGTTGGGGAAGGTCTCCATTTTAGGATGGCAAATAAATACTGTGATAAAGATTTGCACACGTTTCGCTGGGTTTTGCTGGGTTTTGCTGTGGCCTTTCTTAAGCCAGCAGCTCCTCGACGGAACTGGAACTGCGAATGTATCTGTATCGTTTAGTTTGAACCACCTCATTTCGTTCGTCGCTTATGATCGTCGTAAAAACCGTCCAATAACTTCAACCTCTGTTCGCTCACTTAAACACACACCAACTGCTTGGCTGGCCATTTTAAGTGCGGtggtattaaattttattctcccccctcccccggtTTTATCCTTCGCAGACAATGCCGTTTCCTCCCGGCACGGTGGACAGCATTTGAAGAAATCATCATCTTCCTCCGATACCGGTGGGGGCAGTAACGCGGGCAGCAACGCCGCTACCGGTGCAAGCGGTGGATCGGCGTCCGTCGGTGGGCCCGGATCCggtggcagcagtagcaaacgAACGCACGGCACGGGCAGCAGCACGATGGGCAACACCCACCAGGACACGGATCATCATCCGGGCGACAATGGTACCGTTGCCGGCGGTCTGAGCAGTTCCGGCACTTCTACCTCGAGCAAGGATAAAGACGAGGACGATATTTACGAGTTTAAATCCACGCCGAAAGATTCTAGCTCGAGCTCGAGCGACGAAAAGGAAAGTGGTGGCGGTACGTCCAACAAGAAGGGACCATCATCGGCGGGGGAAAAATCGGCTGGCGAGAATGATAAGCAATCGGCGGGCTCGTCGCACCATGACAATGAATCACAACAGGACCACGGACGCGATGGATCGTCTGGCGCGTCTGGACCGTCCCGGGACGATTCGCAAGCGCAACGCTCGACACTGCAACAATCCGGATCGGATGCAGGTGAAAAGCAGGCGCAAAAGGACGGACAATCGAACGGGACATCCGCCGgctcgtcgtcatcgtccgcggttgcttccggtgctggCGCGATCGGGTCGTCCGATCATGGAGCGGGTGCCGCTGCTGGTTCCGCCAGCGGTGGCAATACAACCGGTGGTAACGGTACGGGTGCCGAGCGTTCCAGTGCTACCGTTGGATCATCCGGCGGCTTATCAACCACAACACCCtcttcctcgtcctcctcctccggcGTTCCGAAGCGTCCCTTTGCTGAGCTAAACGATGGGGCAGACGAAAGCTCTGGCGGAACTACGAACGAGGACGAAACGAAGCGTAAGAAACGTAAGGAAATCGATCCGCTCGGCGGGCTGGGCGGTGTTGGTAGTGGTGCCGGCAAGGATACCTCTTCCACGTCTTCCGCTTCTGGTGCTACGTCCGGCAGTGGAGGTGGATCCGCTTCGTCCACTTCGTCGGGTAAAGCGAGCGGCGGCAGTAGTACGGGTGGAAATCGGGGCTCAACACCCCGCCAGGAGAAGGGCACAAAATCGACCGGCGTACCATCGGCCAAAACGCTCGGACTGTCCGGCAAGAGTGCGTTGGATCGGAAAAGTCCTTGCGCTAGCCCGAAACCTTCGCAGGGTGGTGGTGTGGCTGGGTCGGGTGGCAGCAGTGCGAGCGGTGCAAATGCATCCTCATCGTCCACCGGAGCTGGCGCTGGTAGCAGTGGTAGTAGTGGTGTGTCGTCCGCTGGAGCTTCTTCAGCGGCGGGAAAGGGTGGATCATCAGgtacgagcagcagcaacgataGTGACGGCGAGAGTGGTAGCAATGCCACGATGGGGACGGAGGATGGCGTCGGGGGGAAGAATGGTGGGGAGGCTGGATTTGGTGGCAGTTCCGGCGGGGGTCCGAAAGTTCCACCGCTGAAGATTGTCATCCCGCAGCAGAGTACAACCGGTGATACGGAGGTCGGTGGGAATACGAGGAATGGAAAGAATGCGTCAACGAGAAATCATGCCGCACTACCGTACGTGGTGGCGTCCTCCAATAGGTATGTGTACACGGGGGTTAGATGGGTTATCTTCACCGGGTCCTAATAAACTACATTTTCCTCCCCCGTTTCAGCAACGATTCCACGGCGGACAAGGAAAGCACCTCGTCGCGCAGTGCCAGCCCGGCCGACTCGAAAAGCTCGGACGAGAAAAACCCATCGCAGGGCGGCAGCACCAAGGACGAACGCACCCAGCAACGTGTCCTGCGCAGCTCGCACCGCGGTGGCAACGGTGGCAATAGCAACAGCTCCACCAAGGATGGCAACACGTCCGGCGTCGACCGTTCGAACAATTCCTCGCCCCagatgcagcagcagggcAACAGTGGTTCACCCTCGCCGCTGTCCAACGCCAGTGGATGTGATACGGCGGAAAGGGGCATCGGTGGAACGGCCGGCACGAACGCAGCGGATGGCGGTCGATCCGGTTcgacacaaacaaacagtccCGGGAGCGGTAGTGGGTCTGCAGCAGGAGCTGTGGGAGATGGTGATAACGGAACGGTGGCTGGTAGTGGGGGTGCCTCTGGGCCGGGTTCGAATGGTAACCCGAAAAGTCCTTCCGGTGGTGTGAGTGGAGCAACTGGCGGAGGAGGATCAACAGGAGGAGGTAGTGGTCCGAGTGGTTCATTGACTGGAAGTTCCACCGGCGGTGGATCGGGTGATAATAATGGCGCTGGGACGGGAAGCACCACCGGTACAGCTAGCACCGGTGCCGGTGTCGGTCCCCCGTCCACTTCCGGCAACGGACCGAATGCATCCAATGCCAACAGTTCCGGATCTTCCGGCAATGGGACACCATCAACCGGTGGACAGTCGGCAACAACCGGCACCGGCAGTGGATCAACACAATCGCAAACCACTGGCACGGGTACGGCCCAAAGCACCAACTCATCGTCCTCcacttcctcctcctcttcctcgtcCTCGTCATCCTCCACATCGGAATCTTCCGTCCATCCACGCAAGCGTAAGATTAAAACGAGCAAAGAACAATCTTCcacctcgtcgtcgtcctctGCTTCGGCCGGTGCTGCCGGTGCGGCCGGATCCGGTGCAGCCTCCGGCACGACGGCACCGTCCAGCGCCACTACTTCCTCGTCGGCAACGTCCGGCACCGGTGCGGCCGCAGCCGACGAGAAGAAGGAACCGCGCGAAGGAACGCCCGACGTTCATCCGCACGATCAACCGATCACGAACTGTTACCAGATGTATCTGAACATCCGCAAGCAGATCGAGCGCCGTCAGAAGAGTCTGTTCCCGGTGCAACCGAAGCCGCCGCAAGGCTTCAAGGACTATCTGATGAACCGCTGCACGTACGCGCTGGCCGGTAAAACACCGACCGAGCCGAACGTCCAGGTGCCGGCCACACTGCCCGCCTCGCTCAAGGAAATGTTCCAGGCGCAGGAGAAGGAACGGCACAAGCTCCGCATGCAGCACATCGTCGAGAAGGAGAAGCTTGTGCTGGCGGTCGAGCAGGAGATACTGCGCGTGCACGGCCGTGCGGCACGGGCCCTCGCCAACCAATCGCTCCCATTCTCCGTCTGTACGATCCTGAAGGATGAAGAGGTGTACAACATCATAACGCCCGAGCAGGAGGAAAAGGACCGGAACGCCCGCAGCCGGTACAATGGGCGGCTGTTTCTGAGCTGGCTGCAGGATGTGGACGACAAGTGGGAAAAGATCAAGGAAGCGATGCTGTTGCGCCACCACAACGAGGCGGAAAGCTTGCACGCGGTCCAGAAGATGGACTGGGAGTGGAAGATGAAGGAGCATTTGCTGTGCGAGTTTAAGGCGAAACCGATCATCGACGATACGTACGTGCCGATGGTGAACGTGAACGATGACTTCGATCTGCTACCGGCTTAGGCAGTTGTCTCGGGTGTATGCCATTGGGGTATATGCGaagcgagaagaaaagaagggttgaccgccaccgccaacacagagagacattaTTTTCTAACAAATTCCAACTCGGAATGATTAGGGTTAGGTAAGCAGATGAGTTGCTTTGAACAACGATAGGGTACGGAAGACGCAGAAAGACGCAAACCGAATGGACAATGGATTGTTGATGTAAATATAAGTAGTTTTAATCGGATACAAATAAAAGTATTAACATTTAGTAGCTTTCTGCGTTTTTTGTTGATGAGATCGCAATCATGGACAGCACTCAGGGCTCTTCACTTCCTCTAAAGATGGAGATGAGCTTGCCTGTCTTCTCCGTTGAGATATTGGCACTGCTCGAGAGacaaatgctttaaaggatcatgccatgagaatgataccggacaacccaacccaaaaaacaaaatgcaaaaaacgGATCATGATTTATTTACTTGATTAcacttttttattcctctattAACTAAACCCCTAGTTTGGATCTCGGTTCTACCCCGCACTACGCTTCCACATTCAGCGTCGTGTCCCATGCCTTCGCATTCACCTGCTTCAGGATCGCCTTCAACCCTCGCCCGGGTCCACACTCGAACGTGCGCGGAAAATGTTCGCCCTGCTTCCGTTCGTACATGATGTGCAGCGTTTGCTCCCACTTAACTGGCCGTACAATCTGCTTCGGCAGCTGGCCCACAATGTGGCCCGCACTCTTGTAACACTTCCCGTCCACGTTCGAGTGCACATTGATGAGTGGCTCTTCGACGCGAATTTTCCGCAACGCCGCAGCAAACGGTTCCACGGCCGATTGCATCAGCTCGGTGTGGAATGCGCCGCTTACCGGAAGCCGCTTTATCCGGCGTATGTTGAACCGTTTCGCATTCGCTTCGAGGAATTGTAGTGCTTCCTCATTGCCGGCCAGCACCTTGCAGCCGGGATAGAGATAGTTCGCGACCCGGCAGTCCGGACTTTCGATACCCTTCTCGATGCACCAGTTTTGTGCCTCCTTGCATGCCTCCCCAATGCGTCCATCCGCTCCGAACAGTACCGTTGCCATGCCACCCTTCGCCTGCTGGCTGGCAAGTTGCATGGCTTCCGCCCGGATCTGCACCAACCGAAGCCCCTTGTCGAAGGGTATCGCACCGGCGAACACGAGTGCGGTCAGTTCGCCCAAACTGAAGCCAGCCGTTGCGAAGCAATTTTCAATCGCGTTCGGGCGTTCCTCGCGCAGCTGTTCGAGAGCGGCCAGCGATGTTACCATCACGGCCGGCTGGCAGTATTTCGTTTGATCGAGCTTACTTTTCGGTCCTTCGATGCAGATTTTAAGCAGATCGTATCCTAGCACCTCGTTCGCTAGGGCAAAAATGTCACGAGCGCCCGGGAACTTTAGCAACTTCGAGCCCATCCCCACGTACTGTGTGCCCTGGCCGGGAAACAGAATCACGTTCGTTTCGCGTGGATCTATCTTTGGTCGAACGGCTTTTTTGGACTGGTCGCGGTTTATGTAGGTGCCGGCCACGTACGGAAGTGTGGCCCACTCGCCATCCGTTCCTTCTGCCGATTGTATGTCCTCGAAGGTGGCCGCATTTTCCAGCAGTTCCTTCACCTTCTCCGTACCAACGGGTGGGACTTTGGCATCGGTTCCGAGCTGTCGGAGCGTACGGTGTAGTTTGCGATGAAATGCACGAAATAACATTACGGAAGGTGTgtttaaaatggaaattaaacGAGAAAATGCTTTCTGCCGGCACGGTTTTTGAACGTGTTGTTTACATTTGTTGCCCCTTTTGACAGCCGGTATGCTGTCAAAGTGACAGGAGCGCTGCAAACAGCGTGCTGATTGTTATTGTTTACCTTCGTGGTCGGCAGCAAGCCCGGCAACGTGCAGTGGATTTTACTactttattatat
This DNA window, taken from Anopheles stephensi strain Indian unplaced genomic scaffold, UCI_ANSTEP_V1.0 ucontig377, whole genome shotgun sequence, encodes the following:
- the LOC118516695 gene encoding uncharacterized transmembrane protein DDB_G0289901-like isoform X1, translated to MMQRRGGLAPAAVLSQQQPQQPQQQQQQQQPHHPPPRSEPATTVAASQSKDNAVSSRHGGQHLKKSSSSSDTGGGSNAGSNAATGASGGSASVGGPGSGGSSSKRTHGTGSSTMGNTHQDTDHHPGDNGTVAGGLSSSGTSTSSKDKDEDDIYEFKSTPKDSSSSSSDEKESGGGTSNKKGPSSAGEKSAGENDKQSAGSSHHDNESQQDHGRDGSSGASGPSRDDSQAQRSTLQQSGSDAGEKQAQKDGQSNGTSAGSSSSSAVASGAGAIGSSDHGAGAAAGSASGGNTTGGNGTGAERSSATVGSSGGLSTTTPSSSSSSSGVPKRPFAELNDGADESSGGTTNEDETKRKKRKEIDPLGGLGGVGSGAGKDTSSTSSASGATSGSGGGSASSTSSGKASGGSSTGGNRGSTPRQEKGTKSTGVPSAKTLGLSGKSALDRKSPCASPKPSQGGGVAGSGGSSASGANASSSSTGAGAGSSGSSGVSSAGASSAAGKGGSSGTSSSNDSDGESGSNATMGTEDGVGGKNGGEAGFGGSSGGGPKVPPLKIVIPQQSTTGDTEVGGNTRNGKNASTRNHAALPYVVASSNSNDSTADKESTSSRSASPADSKSSDEKNPSQGGSTKDERTQQRVLRSSHRGGNGGNSNSSTKDGNTSGVDRSNNSSPQMQQQGNSGSPSPLSNASGCDTAERGIGGTAGTNAADGGRSGSTQTNSPGSGSGSAAGAVGDGDNGTVAGSGGASGPGSNGNPKSPSGGVSGATGGGGSTGGGSGPSGSLTGSSTGGGSGDNNGAGTGSTTGTASTGAGVGPPSTSGNGPNASNANSSGSSGNGTPSTGGQSATTGTGSGSTQSQTTGTGTAQSTNSSSSTSSSSSSSSSSSTSESSVHPRKRKIKTSKEQSSTSSSSSASAGAAGAAGSGAASGTTAPSSATTSSSATSGTGAAAADEKKEPREGTPDVHPHDQPITNCYQMYLNIRKQIERRQKSLFPVQPKPPQGFKDYLMNRCTYALAGKTPTEPNVQVPATLPASLKEMFQAQEKERHKLRMQHIVEKEKLVLAVEQEILRVHGRAARALANQSLPFSVCTILKDEEVYNIITPEQEEKDRNARSRYNGRLFLSWLQDVDDKWEKIKEAMLLRHHNEAESLHAVQKMDWEWKMKEHLLCEFKAKPIIDDTYVPMVNVNDDFDLLPA
- the LOC118516695 gene encoding uncharacterized transmembrane protein DDB_G0289901-like isoform X2: MGNTHQDTDHHPGDNGTVAGGLSSSGTSTSSKDKDEDDIYEFKSTPKDSSSSSSDEKESGGGTSNKKGPSSAGEKSAGENDKQSAGSSHHDNESQQDHGRDGSSGASGPSRDDSQAQRSTLQQSGSDAGEKQAQKDGQSNGTSAGSSSSSAVASGAGAIGSSDHGAGAAAGSASGGNTTGGNGTGAERSSATVGSSGGLSTTTPSSSSSSSGVPKRPFAELNDGADESSGGTTNEDETKRKKRKEIDPLGGLGGVGSGAGKDTSSTSSASGATSGSGGGSASSTSSGKASGGSSTGGNRGSTPRQEKGTKSTGVPSAKTLGLSGKSALDRKSPCASPKPSQGGGVAGSGGSSASGANASSSSTGAGAGSSGSSGVSSAGASSAAGKGGSSGTSSSNDSDGESGSNATMGTEDGVGGKNGGEAGFGGSSGGGPKVPPLKIVIPQQSTTGDTEVGGNTRNGKNASTRNHAALPYVVASSNSNDSTADKESTSSRSASPADSKSSDEKNPSQGGSTKDERTQQRVLRSSHRGGNGGNSNSSTKDGNTSGVDRSNNSSPQMQQQGNSGSPSPLSNASGCDTAERGIGGTAGTNAADGGRSGSTQTNSPGSGSGSAAGAVGDGDNGTVAGSGGASGPGSNGNPKSPSGGVSGATGGGGSTGGGSGPSGSLTGSSTGGGSGDNNGAGTGSTTGTASTGAGVGPPSTSGNGPNASNANSSGSSGNGTPSTGGQSATTGTGSGSTQSQTTGTGTAQSTNSSSSTSSSSSSSSSSSTSESSVHPRKRKIKTSKEQSSTSSSSSASAGAAGAAGSGAASGTTAPSSATTSSSATSGTGAAAADEKKEPREGTPDVHPHDQPITNCYQMYLNIRKQIERRQKSLFPVQPKPPQGFKDYLMNRCTYALAGKTPTEPNVQVPATLPASLKEMFQAQEKERHKLRMQHIVEKEKLVLAVEQEILRVHGRAARALANQSLPFSVCTILKDEEVYNIITPEQEEKDRNARSRYNGRLFLSWLQDVDDKWEKIKEAMLLRHHNEAESLHAVQKMDWEWKMKEHLLCEFKAKPIIDDTYVPMVNVNDDFDLLPA
- the LOC118516697 gene encoding probable malonyl-CoA-acyl carrier protein transacylase, mitochondrial gives rise to the protein MLFRAFHRKLHRTLRQLGTDAKVPPVGTEKVKELLENAATFEDIQSAEGTDGEWATLPYVAGTYINRDQSKKAVRPKIDPRETNVILFPGQGTQYVGMGSKLLKFPGARDIFALANEVLGYDLLKICIEGPKSKLDQTKYCQPAVMVTSLAALEQLREERPNAIENCFATAGFSLGELTALVFAGAIPFDKGLRLVQIRAEAMQLASQQAKGGMATVLFGADGRIGEACKEAQNWCIEKGIESPDCRVANYLYPGCKVLAGNEEALQFLEANAKRFNIRRIKRLPVSGAFHTELMQSAVEPFAAALRKIRVEEPLINVHSNVDGKCYKSAGHIVGQLPKQIVRPVKWEQTLHIMYERKQGEHFPRTFECGPGRGLKAILKQVNAKAWDTTLNVEA